From the genome of Deltaproteobacteria bacterium IMCC39524:
ATGATTCTTGGCTTCCCGTTGCTAGGACTTTTAGGTTATTCAATAGCCGGCTTTCTGGGCCTCTGGCTGGCAATAGGCATTCTGCGGTCGGGACGGCTCTAGTCAGAAAGCATCATCATAGACTTGTGGCTTTCGAGACACACACGTTGCAATAATAAAACCTCACCAGAACTCCACCCTCTCACGGACCAAAAAAATTATTTCTTTTATTTCGGTCACTTACCTTGCACAAACAGGTTGGCAAGACTATTGCATAATCATCTTTGTCTTAAATTTATGACAGTCTTTAAGGACAGAAGTTAATGAACATGATCTGCCAAACCACAATTGCCCGCTCGACCGCCATATCCGGCATCGGGCTTCACACCGGCCAACGCATCAATATGACCCTGCGCCCCGCAGAGGCTGGCACCGGCATCGTCTTCCACCGCAAAATCGGCGAACGCACTGTGACGATAGAGGCAACTTCGGCCAATGTCGTCGACACCCAAATGGCGACAGTTATCGGTAAAGGTGATGTTCGCGTCTCGACTGTTGAGCATCTGCTTTCAGCGTTAGCCGCCTACGGCGTAGACAACCTGCACATAGACATCGATGGCCCAGAAGTACCGATCATGGACGGCAGTGCGGCCCCCTTTGCTTCTATCATCGAAGAAGCAGGTCAGCGCCGCCACCATCAAAGTCGTAAATTTCTCGCTATCCGCAAGCCGGTTTCTGTTATCGACGGTGAGAAACGTGTCAGCATTATTCCTTCTCGCTTCTTCCGCATCACCTTTGACATAGCCTTTCAACATCCATGCATCGCACTACAACAACGTTCGGTCAAGGTCTCTTCATCTGTATTCCGCAGAGATCTCGCCCCGGCACGAACCTTCGGGTTCTTGCGAGACGTTGAGAATCTCAAGGCAGCCGGGCTTGCCCTCGGAGGCTCTCTGGAAAACGCCATCGTGGTTGACGATGAGCGAATTCTTAATCCGGAGGGGCTACGCTTCCAGGATGAGTTTGTTCGTCACAAGATTCTGGATGCAATTGGCGACCTGAGCCTGATTGGTTACCCGATCCTTGGCCATGTTCGTGCATTCAAGGCGGGTCACGATATCAACCACCAATTGGTAGAAAAACTTCTCGACACACCTGAGAGTTGGCAGCTGCTGGAATTCAGCGAGGCTGATGTTGAAAAAGCCTTGCAGATGTCTCCTCAGGCGTTTGCGGGCGACCTGGCTTTTTCCAAGGGTTAAAACATACAATTTGAATAAAGAAAAGGCAGCCGCTTCGGCTGCCTTTTTTGTTTGAACTCCAGAGATGACCGCTACAGCAACCGAGGACCATAGGTATAAGGTTTAGCGTTATCCTGGGCAAGAGATCGCAGGCCATGGAAGTTGACGCTTGCATAAGGATTCTTTTACACATAAAATTGCGAAAAGATAGAACTTTCTCATGCCGAAAACAAAAACAGACAAGACATTGAGCACCACAAAGACTGAAGCTCGCAAACGCCGCCGCGAATGGTTAATCGTGGTGGTGGTCGTCGGGCTGGTCGCTCTGTCTTTACGCTACCAGGGCCAACTCTTCAACCTTACGACAGAAATACCTCTCTCCGGCAACATCCTGGTTCTTGCTCTGATCAACCTGAACATCCTTCTGATCATCTTCTGTCTCTTCCTGGTCTTGCGTAACATTTTCAAACTCGTTCTGGAACGACGACGGGGCATACCTGGTGCAAAGCTTAGGAGTAAGCTGGTTCTTGCCTTTGTTGCCCTCTCTCTTATTCCAACGATGCTGCTCTTTTTCGTTTCGGCCGGTTTCATAACCAACTCAATTGAGAACTGGTTTAACAGTCAAATCGAGGAATCGCTTCAGGAATCGCTCGAAGTAGCCCAAACCTATTATAAAAATTCAGCCAGCAACGCCCTCTACTATGCGGAACAGATCTCTCTGGCAATCAAGGAACAAAAGCTTCTCAACGAAGATAATCTTCCGGTTCTTGAGGAGTTAATTCACCAGAAGCAAAAGGAATACAACCTTGGCATCGTTGAGGTCTTCTCTTCAACCCTGGAAGAGCTTGTCCGCGCAGTCAACCCAAGCGTTCCGGCGGCAGAATTCTCGGACCCTGATTCCGACAGTATCCGTGAAGCACTACAGGGCAACCGCTTTACCAGGATCAGTCCGATCGGCCGCGCCGACCTGATACGTGGCATCGTCCCGGTCTACTCTAACTGGAACCCGGATGATGTGGTCGGGGTCGTCGTCGTTAACTATTACGTCCCTTACTCTCTGGTCAACAAGATGAAGGAGATAAGCAGTTCCTTCGAGCAGTACAAATCAACCAAACTTCTCAAAGGTAAAATTCAAAAAGGCTACATTCTGTTCCTTCTGCTCATTGCTTTGGTCATCATTTTCCTCTCAACCTGGGTCGGCTTCCATCTTGCCAGGGGTATTACAGAACCTATTCAGGAACTGGCCATAGCAACCAACCGGGTTGCCTCCGGCGATCTCAACGTCACCCTGGACAGCTACAGTCAGGACGAAGTCGGCTCTCTGGTCGAAGCGTTCAACACCATGACTGCCGACCTGCGCAAGGGCCAGAAAGCGATCAACAGGGCCAACCTTGAGCTACAGGCATCAAACCTTGAGCTCGAGCAAAGACGACGTTACATGGAGATCGTTCTGGCGAATGTTACTGCCGGGGTCATCTCCATTGACAGCCAGGGTCATATTACGACCATTAACAAGTCTGCCGAAAAGCTCCTCGGCTTGAAGACCAAGAGAATCATTGGACGAAATTTCCGGGATATCGTCACTCCTGACTATCAACCGATGATCAAGGGCATCCTTAAGGAATTAATTGGCTCAGGTAAAGATTCGATACGGAAACAGGTATCTCTACCGGCAGGAGACACCAAGATCATCCTGCTCGTCAATGTCACCACCTTGAAAGATGAGCATAATGAGTTTATGGGAACAGTTGTTGTCTTTGACGACCTGACACAGCTGCTCAAAGCACAACGCATGGCTGCATGGCGTGAAGTCGCGCGCAGGATTGCCCATGAGATCAAGAACCCGCTCACGCCTATACAACTCTCGGCACAGCGACTCCGACGCCGTTACCTTGACCGTTTCAGCGCAGACGACATAGTTTTTGATGAATGCACCACGATGATCATCAAGCAGGTTGATGACCTTAAGAATCTGGTCAATGAGTTTTCTAGCTTTGCACGCATGCCGGCCAGCAATCCAAGCTTGAACAACCTCAACGATGTTCTTAATGAAGCTTTGGTTCTGTTCCAGGAAGGGCACAAGGAAGTTCATTTTCAGCTCCAGACAGACCCGGACCTGCCGGCCTTCAGCCTTGACCGTGAACAGGTCAAGCGTGTTGCGATCAACCTCCTCGACAATGCCGTTGCTGCAGTTAACGGCAACAGTAACGGACAGATCACTGTTAAGACCTCGTTCAACAAGGACCTGAGAATTGCCACTCTCAAAATAAGCGATAATGGTTGTGGTATTCCTGCTGAAGACAAACCAAGACTCTTTGAGCCATACTTTTCTACCAAGAAGTCAGGAACCGGACTTGGACTGGCTATTGTTTCAACCATAGTTTCTGACCATAATGGTTATATCCGGGTACGAGACAACGAGCCCCAGGGGACACATTTCATCGTTGAACTGCCGATTACTTCGGAAGTCACACAAACATAGAACCAACCACCACTATAGAGGCAACATGCAATCAATTCTGATCGTCGATGATGAGATAAGCATTCGAGAAAGTCTGACAGGGATCCTGCAGGATGAAGGGTTTCACCCCGTCTCAGTAGAAAGCGGCGAACGTGCCATAGAGAGGGTCAGCGAGGAGAAGCCTGATCTGGTTCTGCTGGACATCTGGATGCCGGGAATGGATGGCATGGAAACCCTGACCAAAATTCGGGACATCTACCCAGACCAGCTGGTTATCATAATGAGCGGTCATGGCACGATCGAAACAGCTGTTAAAGCGACCAAGCTTGGCGCATACGATTTCATAGAGAAGCCACTGTCACTTGAAAAAGTTCTGCTCTCCATCCAGAACGCAGCCAAAGTCGGCCAGTTGGTAGAGGAGAATCGTGAACTCAAAGCCAAAATAGGCAAAGAACACGAAATGATTGGCAACAGCAAACCGATCAAGGACTTAAAAAAGCAGATCAAGATCGCTGCACCAACCTCTGGGTGGGTTTTGATAACAGGAGAGAACGGGACCGGGAAAGAACTGGTTGCCCGGGCAATCCACCAGAACTCGAACCGACAAGCCTGCCCGTTTATAGAAGTTAATTGTGCCGCGATACCAGAAGAACTCATAGAGTCAGAGTTGTTTGGTCACGAGAAGGGCTCCTTTACGGGAGCAACAACACAGCGCCGTGGAAAGTTTGACCAGGCCCATAAAGGCACGCTCTTTCTCGACGAAATTGGCGATATGAGTCTGAAGACACAGGCCAAAGTGCTTCGGATTCTTCAGGAGCACAAATTCGAAAGGGTCGGCGGCAAC
Proteins encoded in this window:
- the lpxC gene encoding UDP-3-O-acyl-N-acetylglucosamine deacetylase, which translates into the protein MNMICQTTIARSTAISGIGLHTGQRINMTLRPAEAGTGIVFHRKIGERTVTIEATSANVVDTQMATVIGKGDVRVSTVEHLLSALAAYGVDNLHIDIDGPEVPIMDGSAAPFASIIEEAGQRRHHQSRKFLAIRKPVSVIDGEKRVSIIPSRFFRITFDIAFQHPCIALQQRSVKVSSSVFRRDLAPARTFGFLRDVENLKAAGLALGGSLENAIVVDDERILNPEGLRFQDEFVRHKILDAIGDLSLIGYPILGHVRAFKAGHDINHQLVEKLLDTPESWQLLEFSEADVEKALQMSPQAFAGDLAFSKG
- a CDS encoding sigma-54 dependent transcriptional regulator, translated to MQSILIVDDEISIRESLTGILQDEGFHPVSVESGERAIERVSEEKPDLVLLDIWMPGMDGMETLTKIRDIYPDQLVIIMSGHGTIETAVKATKLGAYDFIEKPLSLEKVLLSIQNAAKVGQLVEENRELKAKIGKEHEMIGNSKPIKDLKKQIKIAAPTSGWVLITGENGTGKELVARAIHQNSNRQACPFIEVNCAAIPEELIESELFGHEKGSFTGATTQRRGKFDQAHKGTLFLDEIGDMSLKTQAKVLRILQEHKFERVGGNKTIEVDVRVIAATNKDLEKEIAEGRFREDLFYRLNVIPFYVPPLRERKADIPQLATHFLEYFCSKESRDTKVLDEEAVQAIKSYSWPGNVRELKNLIERLVIMSPGNTITRHQLPLAVSDKKEPLEKDQETHNFSAATFRNAKEEFEKEFLIQKLEENEWNISRTAEAIEVERSNLHRKIKSYKIDLKKG
- a CDS encoding ATP-binding protein, with amino-acid sequence MPKTKTDKTLSTTKTEARKRRREWLIVVVVVGLVALSLRYQGQLFNLTTEIPLSGNILVLALINLNILLIIFCLFLVLRNIFKLVLERRRGIPGAKLRSKLVLAFVALSLIPTMLLFFVSAGFITNSIENWFNSQIEESLQESLEVAQTYYKNSASNALYYAEQISLAIKEQKLLNEDNLPVLEELIHQKQKEYNLGIVEVFSSTLEELVRAVNPSVPAAEFSDPDSDSIREALQGNRFTRISPIGRADLIRGIVPVYSNWNPDDVVGVVVVNYYVPYSLVNKMKEISSSFEQYKSTKLLKGKIQKGYILFLLLIALVIIFLSTWVGFHLARGITEPIQELAIATNRVASGDLNVTLDSYSQDEVGSLVEAFNTMTADLRKGQKAINRANLELQASNLELEQRRRYMEIVLANVTAGVISIDSQGHITTINKSAEKLLGLKTKRIIGRNFRDIVTPDYQPMIKGILKELIGSGKDSIRKQVSLPAGDTKIILLVNVTTLKDEHNEFMGTVVVFDDLTQLLKAQRMAAWREVARRIAHEIKNPLTPIQLSAQRLRRRYLDRFSADDIVFDECTTMIIKQVDDLKNLVNEFSSFARMPASNPSLNNLNDVLNEALVLFQEGHKEVHFQLQTDPDLPAFSLDREQVKRVAINLLDNAVAAVNGNSNGQITVKTSFNKDLRIATLKISDNGCGIPAEDKPRLFEPYFSTKKSGTGLGLAIVSTIVSDHNGYIRVRDNEPQGTHFIVELPITSEVTQT